The Chitinivibrionales bacterium genomic sequence GGAACTCGTGTTCGGGCAGGGAGCCGGGCGGCCGGATGAAACGGCCGTTGATGTTGCGCGGGGCGTTGAGGCCGGCTTTTGCCGTGGCGGCCAGCACAAGGCCGGCGAACGCGGACTGGATGAACCCGCGGCGCTCGATGCTGAGCGAGGCGTTCCCCGTTCCGGCGCCGAATGAGGCAAACCCAACGGTAATGGCGTTTTTCTTGCATCCGTCAATGCAGTCGCCGCACAGCACGCATTCGGACAGCACGGTGTGCCGCGGGTTGAGGTCAACGGCGCGCATGTCGCATTTCGCGGCGCAGACCTTGCAATCAATGCACCGCTCATCGTTCACCTTGCGTTTGATGATGCCGAAACGGGAGAACAGCGATAGGAACGCACCCGTGGGGCACACGTACCTGCACCAGAAGCGCTTGCGCCAGAAATTCGCCGCAATGATCGCGGCAAGGAACACAAATGAGGCCACGCCTGTTGAGAAAAAATACCGGTGGAAACTGAACTGGGTAAAGGAGTCGAACCCCATGGCAAGCAGCATGGGGCGGACAAGATCAATCGCGCCGTTGAAGAGCCATATCATGGGAGGATACAGTACCAAGGCAAAGGACCGCGGCGCAATGGACATGGGGCTCAAGAAAGCGAGGAGGTTCGCGCCCAGCAGGGAGCTGAACAGGACGCCGATGAGGACGTAATATTTTATCCTCCGGTTGGGCTTGGGTTCAACGGACTCCTTTTTGTGTTTTTTTCCGTGAATGAGAAAATCCGAAACGTCAATGAGGGTGCCAAGCGGGCACACGTAGCCGCAGAAAAACCTGCCCAACACGATGGTGAGAACGAGCAGCACCCCGGCCCACAGCATGGTGGCGATCACTGCGCGCGAACCGATCATGGCAACGGTCGCCACGAGCGGATCGAGCCGCAAAAAGGCGTCCACCGGAAATTTCGCGGCATAGGGGTACATGGTGAAAATAAACAGCAGAATGAAAATGCCGAAGAAAACGGCTTGCGTGACGCGGCGGAAGGTCGAGAGTTTCATGGATTTCAAAACCTATTATTTGATGAATAAAATGTAAAATGTGATTCTACGCTAAATTTTTATAATCTACAATCAAAGAAATCAATTCTCTCCCGGGAGCGTTGCGGGGTGGAACCCCCGCTGAGAGGGGTGCGGGTGCACTTGGCAAAAGACATAGCAACATGGTGCGAAGCACCGATACATTACCAAGGTGAATAAAAATGACAGATCACCTCCCGCCTTTTTGTTTTTTGGCGGGAGGAAGCTGCACCCCAGGGGAGATACTTTTCCCCACCAGGAAATTTTTATTTTTGAATTTATACTATCTTCACGTCCATTTTTTCCACGTCGATTTCGCCGAGACCCATGGCGTAGGCGTTCTTAATGTGCTTGACCTGGTTGCCCTTGAATTCCTTGTTGTACCAGCGTGCAATGCCCACGGTGTAGGAATCCGCGGCAACCGGGTCTGCGCTTGCCACTACCGTATTGAGCTCGTCGGTTTTTCCCGGGCCGCTCGGACCGTTGGTGACCAGCGCGTATACGGCGTTGACAATAGTTAACGTCGGCTTGATAACGAGCAAAAGGTCGGCAATGGCCTGGTTGAGCTCCACCTGCTCGTGCATGAACTGGCGGTCCCACACCAATCCCATGAGGTTTTTGATGCCCAGGCTCACGCCGGTTGCGTCATGCGATTTTGCCGTGGGAACGTTGATGAGGCAGTTCGCGCGCAGCACCTCCTTGGCAATGGCCGTGGTCTTGAGCTGCTTGCCGTTCGGAATGGGGGTGTCCTGGTAGAACTTCTGGTCTTCGAGAAGCGCCACCACCACGCCTTTGAGGCTTTCAACCGCTGCTCCGATGCCGCTTTTTTCCTTGCAGACTTTCCCGTCGCGCAGGGGATGGTCGATCACGATCACGCGCTGCGCTCCCGCGTCGAGGCAGAGCTGGGCGGTTGCCTTGACGATTTCCGGGTGCGTGGTAGTACCCCATTCGGGCGGGTTGGGGAAGCCCATGTTGGCCTTGAGCACCACGCGGTCGCCCAGTTTCACGAATTTCTTCATTCCGCCGAGCGCATCGACCGCTTTCTTCACCAGCTCTTCGGGCTTGCCCTTTGCAACCGCGACAAGCGGCTTTTTATTGTCTTGGGCCAGCACGGGAACAGACGCCAATGCGGCGCCCGCGGCTGCCGCGCTTCCTGTTTTGAGAAAATCTCTGCGCGATATCACGGTATCACTCCTTGTTTATAAGTAATGACGCTTTTTTACCCATGAATTGATAAATATACATCCTTTGACCATACTCAAACTAATCCGACAACACAAGGCGCGAATCAATTGTCAATCAAAATTATTATTGCTCATTCGACTCCGATTTTCTTGTCAAT encodes the following:
- a CDS encoding DUF362 domain-containing protein; the protein is MISRRDFLKTGSAAAAGAALASVPVLAQDNKKPLVAVAKGKPEELVKKAVDALGGMKKFVKLGDRVVLKANMGFPNPPEWGTTTHPEIVKATAQLCLDAGAQRVIVIDHPLRDGKVCKEKSGIGAAVESLKGVVVALLEDQKFYQDTPIPNGKQLKTTAIAKEVLRANCLINVPTAKSHDATGVSLGIKNLMGLVWDRQFMHEQVELNQAIADLLLVIKPTLTIVNAVYALVTNGPSGPGKTDELNTVVASADPVAADSYTVGIARWYNKEFKGNQVKHIKNAYAMGLGEIDVEKMDVKIV
- a CDS encoding 4Fe-4S dicluster domain-containing protein; protein product: MKLSTFRRVTQAVFFGIFILLFIFTMYPYAAKFPVDAFLRLDPLVATVAMIGSRAVIATMLWAGVLLVLTIVLGRFFCGYVCPLGTLIDVSDFLIHGKKHKKESVEPKPNRRIKYYVLIGVLFSSLLGANLLAFLSPMSIAPRSFALVLYPPMIWLFNGAIDLVRPMLLAMGFDSFTQFSFHRYFFSTGVASFVFLAAIIAANFWRKRFWCRYVCPTGAFLSLFSRFGIIKRKVNDERCIDCKVCAAKCDMRAVDLNPRHTVLSECVLCGDCIDGCKKNAITVGFASFGAGTGNASLSIERRGFIQSAFAGLVLAATAKAGLNAPRNINGRFIRPPGSLPEHEFLARCIRCGECMKTCKTNGLQPADLECGFDGLWTPHLVPRKGPCEDKCNMCGHVCPTQAIRALPLPEKQFVKLGTAVIDRHRCIAWEQEKLCLICAEICPIHAIDSMVVDNFKGPFKRPFVMDDKCIGCGYCEKACPVYGRAAIEVYSIGEDRKKNGSYITEKRKVLREIKESAAENQISAETMGSGGEAGGTVKSRGSENQATPKPQNAIPSSGEELPKGFTE